In Porites lutea chromosome 1, jaPorLute2.1, whole genome shotgun sequence, a single genomic region encodes these proteins:
- the LOC140938442 gene encoding uncharacterized protein, which produces MDTGKHCLEVDCESMYDRVRRKWAGIVTGVTFAPDVPTTSSQGENSGSAFREHGPRPLGWALKVTKRPTRMTDNVKTFLMKKFEEGTRTGNKADPVRVAREMKTLRNEDGEPTFKPEERRTAQQISSLFSRQTAALRHRGIDAEEISEEDIETAESEIAFDTLRSLVMDDMGKPSHPIIVGISNICELVKNKKLDSLKLAALKEICNQLHLTTSGPLSRKKTFFEAIQKFSESCTCFQK; this is translated from the coding sequence ATGGACACGGGCAAGCACTGTCTTGAGGTGGACTGTGAGTCCATGTATGACCGTGTTAGGAGGAAATGGGCGGGAATTGTGACAGGGGTGACGTTCGCTCCGGATGTGCCAACAACCTCATCGCAAGGTGAGAATAGTGGCAGCGCCTTCAGAGAACATGGCCCTAGACCATTGGGGTGGGCTCTGAAGGTAACAAAACGACCCACTAGAATGACTGATAACGTCAAGACCTTCTTGATGAAGAAATTCGAAGAGGGTACAAGAACTGGAAACAAGGCCGATCCTGTACGGGTAGCGAGGGAGATGAAGACCCTCAGAAATGAGGACGGAGAGCCCACGTTTAAGCCTGAAGAGCGGAGGACTGCGCAGCAGATCAGTAGCCTGTTTTCACGTCAGACAGCGGCGCTGCGTCATAGGGGTATTGATGCGGAGGAAATCTCGGAGGAAGACATCGAGACTGCCGAGTCGGAGATAGCGTTTGACACCCTTAGAAGTTTGGTGATGGATGATATGGGCAAACCAAGCCATCCAATCATCGTGGGAATTAGCAATATCTGCGAACTTGTAAAAAACAAGAAGCTTGACTCACTCAAACTGGCAGCTCTGAAAGAAATCTGCAATCAGCTACACCTGACGACAAGCGGACcactgtcaagaaaaaaaactttctttgaGGCCATTCAAAAATTCTCTGAGAGTTGCacgtgttttcaaaaataa